In Mytilus edulis chromosome 6, xbMytEdul2.2, whole genome shotgun sequence, the following proteins share a genomic window:
- the LOC139526423 gene encoding uncharacterized protein — translation MSNLENNEKISGTEEQVEKVINTLKSGKAADCANLTSEHLKNGGQIVISAVTKLINMIFLVCSIPDLLKLGIATPVFKRKGKPLDDPNSYRKITVTSILNKILEKLYLEKKDETLKNAQSPLQRVSLRVYLD, via the coding sequence ATGTCAAATCtcgaaaataatgaaaaaatttcTGGAACAGAAGAGCAGGTTGAAAAGGTGATTAACACTTTAAAGAGCGGTAAAGCAGCCGATTGTGCAAATTTGACAAGTGAACATTTAAAGAACGGAGGCCAAATAGTAATATCAGCAGTAACAAAACTAATCAATATGATATTTCTTGTATGCTCAATTCCAGATCTACTCAAACTTGGTATAGCAACGCCTGTTTTTAAGCGAAAAGGGAAACCACTAGATGACCCCAACTCTTATAGGAAAATAACTGTAACCAGTATTCTAAACAAAATACTagaaaaattatatttagaaaagaaagatgAAACACTAAAAAATGCACAGAGCCCACTACAACGGGTTTCACTAAGGGTATATCTGGACTAA
- the LOC139527784 gene encoding uncharacterized protein yields the protein MDAEIKRPAKRKSEEKSSKLLHVALPRSVSDWKTYDLSLLHIYYAEDFLDEPYDVLSKIPTLVELNRFQKEYIQEANHFLKFEASVEKLQFHGPLIKSSITQLYVELEKQPEKLVTFKVKRFIMALDRLLEDVQHAFRSFKPYEGLFTQFVSAFAELCCLEAVKCGKVQETTWHNLANCTVISEPDLRFFKSGLEQKKTDNMVTVLEASRNSRHSHSRNQQVNNTIQVRKLRRRSREPSPDIYFPDESSSSSSGTCSWPTDGEQEAVRPLIERIANNRVLGQHGGELLLDLKRYQESTTESQLTMPGMIIDKTKVIFTVLVMSRTHLDKLKNNQLLLNDDRAVIYYSKPLDILSEESRSVLIENFVRLNNV from the exons ATGGACGCAGAAATCAAAAGACCCGCTAAAcgaaaatcagaagaaaaatcTTCCAAATTACTTCATGTTGCATTGCCCAGATCGGTGTCGGATTGGAAAACATATGATTTGAGTCTTTTGCATATTTATTATGCCGAGGATTTCTTAGATGAGCCTTATGATGTGTTATCAAAAATACCAACGCTTGTCGAACTTAATAGATTTCAAAAAGAATATATTCAAGAAGCCAACCATTTCCTCAAATTCGAGGCATCCGttgaaaaattacaatttcatGGTCCGTTGATCAAATCTTCAATCACGCAACTCTATGTTGAATTGGAAAAACAACCAGAAAA GCTTGTAACCTTTAAAGTAAAAAGATTTATAATGGCACTTGATCGTCTTTTAGAAGATGTTCAGCATGCCTTCAGGAGTTTCAAGCCATATGAGGGATTATTTACTCAGTTTGTTAGTGCTTTTGCTGAGTTATGCTGTTTGGAAGCAGT AAAGTGTGGGAAAGTACAAGAAACAACTTGGCACAATCTAGCAAACTGTACTGTGATATCTGAGCCAGACTTAAGATTTTTTAAATCTGGACTTGAACAAAAGAAGACAGATAACATGGTGACAGTGTTAGAG GCCTCAAGAAACAGCAGACATAGCCACAGTAGAAATCAACAG GTTAACAACACAATACAAGTTAGAAAATTAAGAAGAAGATCAAGAGAACCTTCACCTGATATTTACTTTCCGGATGAATCAAGTTCTAGTTCATCTGGTACATGTTCATGGCCAACGGATGGTGAACAAGAAGCTGTTCGCCCTCTTATAGAAAGAATTGCTAATAATAGAGTTCTTGGACAACATGGTGGTGAGCTGCTTTTAGATCTGAAAAGATACCAAGAATCAACAACAGAATCACAATTGACCATGCCAGGCATGATTATTGACAAGACAAAG GTAATTTTCACAGTGCTTGTTATGTCAAGAACTCATCTGGACAAACTGAAAAATAATCAACTCCTCCTAAATGATGACAGAGCAGTAATCTACTATTCTAAGCCTTTAGATATTTTGTCAGAAGAATCAAGATCCGTTTTGATAGAAAACTTTGTGAGACTTAACAATGTATAa